The DNA segment GACGGCCTCCGAGGACGACGCCACCGCCACCACCGCGCCCAGCGCCACCGCCCAGAGCACGAGGCCCGCGAACAGGGCGCTCCCCGGCTCCAGCGCCTGGAACCCGGAGGGGCCGCTCGCCACGCAGAAGACCGCCAGCCACAGCGCGCCATAGAAGGCGGCGCCGACGCCGACGAACGAAGCCCTGCCCGCGTCCGCCGCCCGCGCCCGCCACACCGAAGCCCCGAGCGCCACCACGCCCGCGAACGCGCACAGCACCCTCGGCCACGGCGCGTCGTCCCAGCCCATCAACGGGAGCCCCGCCAGGAGCGAGGGGAACAGCGCCACCGCGAGGGACGTCGCGGACGTCCCATGCCACAGCCGCCCGGCGGCCCTCAGCGGAACGAGCGCGACAGCGGCGACGCCAATCGCGGTGGGGACGCCCAGCCCGGGCTCCAGCGCCACCAGCGCCGACAGCGCGATGAACACCACCGGCAGCAGGGCAAGGCCAATGGCCGCGAGGACCCGCCCCGCCGACCGCGAGCGCCGCGCCAGGAACGTGCCCAGCCCGATGAAGGCCGCGTGGTAGCCCAGGAGCGCGCCCGTGACGATCAACTGCCGGGGCACCCCGCCGAGCGCCCGCCACGCCTCGCGCACGCCCATGAGCGAGCCGCCCAGCACGAGCACCGCGCCCAGGAACCACCAGATGTACTCATGAAGACGGGGAGGGTTGTCACCCTCGTCGAGCGCGAGCACCGCCTCCAGTCCGCCGCCCCCCATCGAGTCCAGGTGCCCCCGGGCGAACAGCGCCTGTCCGGAGCCCAGCGCCGAGCCCAGGTCCTCCTCGCTGGAGGACTCGCCCGCGTCCAGGGCCGCCGCGCGCCGCCGTGCCGCCTGTTCCCGCTCCGCCCGGGCCGTCTCGTCCAGGGAGTGCGCGAGCGACGCCAGCCACCCCGGACGCCACCCGCCCGCGCGGCGAAGCGAGTGCGCGACGCCATCCGCCCAGGCCTCCACGCGAGCCGCGGAGTCCGCCGAAGGTGTCTCCGGGACCGCGACCGGCGGAGGCTCGGGCACCTCCGGAACCATGACGACGGCCTCGGCTGGAGCCAGCAGCGAGGCCTCCAGCCGGTCCGCCGTGGCCGGGTCCAACAACCCATCGAAGCGCCAGCGCTCCAGCCGCCGCTGCATCCGCGCCAGCACGAAGTCATCCAGGTGCCGTCCGGTGGCGGGCACGAGGGCGGCGCCGCACTCCGGGCACAGGGGCCCGGAGTCGGTCGCGCGCGGTTCCGCACAGGCAGGGCAGAGCATGGACACCAGCATACAGGTCCCCCCACCCCTGGAACGCCGGCCCTGGAGACACAGTCACCTCGCGGCTGTCTGGAGCCCTCCCACCACGTCCGTCCTACAGGCCGTCGTGGTAGCAGAAGCCGCTGCCGCGGTCGTAACCGCCACCGGAGAGCGGGTAGTTGACGAAGCCCAGCTCCTCGCCCGCGCCGCAGTCCGACCGGGCGCGCGCGTAGCGCAGGCAGGTGGCCTGGCCCGAACCCGTCACGTCCGCGCAGACGCCGCGGGCGCCCTCGACGCCGCAGAACTCCGTGAAGCCCCCGCTGCACGTCTCACCAATCAGCGCGGGGTCGAAGGCGAAGCCGATGGGCTCCAGGACGGACTGCTCGATGCACAGGCCGTAGACGCCGCAGAGGGTGCCGCTGGGGCAGCCGGGGACCGCGGCCATCGGGTCGCACGTCTTCAGGCACTGCGGTTCGTCCGAGAGCAGGTCCGTGCACGCGAAGCCCTGCGCGCAGTCCGTCGTCGCCGGGTGGTGGGTCTCCACGGCGGGCGTGGACGTGCACGCCGCGCCCTGCGTCTTCGTCCCTTCCGACTTCTCCAGCGTGCCGTCATCCGCGAAGTAGTCGTCCGCCACGCAGGTGTGACCCGGCAGGTTCGCCGTCAGCGAGCCCTGGCGCGGATCACAACCCAGCGAGCGCACGGTGTTCCAGGTCGCGTAGCGGATCCACTTGCACGCCCCGCCCGGGACCACCGCGCTGCCCTTGTAGGGGGCGCTGAGCGGCGGCGCGTTCACCGACTCGCGCAGCGTCACGTTGTAGAGCGCGCCCACCGTCTGCTGCGGCGACACCTTGAGCGCCAGCAGCAGCGAACCGGAGTCCGCCACGAACAGCTTCTGGCCGGTCGTCCCCGCGTCCTGGTAGCCGTAGACGCACTGCTCGCAGGTGAAGAGGTTGCCGCCACCCGCCGCCAGGTCATGCAGGCCCGGCGCCGTGTTCACGTCCAGCCGGATGAGCGCGCTGTCCGCCACCGCCGGGTCCCCGAAGGACCCGAACGTGCCCTGGTAGGTCGGCTGACTGCCATACTTCACCGGCGTCAGCTGGATGCCGTTCGCCAGGTCATTCATCGTGATCTCCGTACACCCCGCGGGCGGGGTGAGCGCCTGCGTCCGCTGCTGGACCGCCTCCAGCTGCTCCTGCGCGGGGGACTCCTCCCGCGGCTGCGGCTCCACGGCACAGCCCGTCAGCGCCATGCTCAGCACGGCGCTCCAACGCCACGCACGAAACCCGAGGCTTCGAGTCGTCATTGTCATTCTCTCAATGTATGGGTTTGAGGCTGCCCGGGGGGAACAGCCAATCCGGGAGCTCTGGATGAAGTGCTGGTGGGTGATTTCGTCTGTGATTGGCAATCCGATTCGACATTGCGGCGGGACTGCTGTTGCCGCCGCATTCCTTGCGTTCAGGATGGATTCAGAACGGGGAGCCGCGCGTCGTGACGCGCACCTGCTGGGTGTTGATGGCCACCGCGAGCTTCTGGAACAGCTCATGGAACTGGGGCTGGGTCAGCTTGTCGCGCAGGGCGACGAACTCACCGCGCTCCCGGTCGCCCCAGGTGCGGGACTTGATGCTGTCCTCCAGGACGCGGCGGGCCTTCGCGAAGGCCTCCAGGTTGTCCGCTGGAATGGACACGGATTGCCGTGGCCGCTCCGAGGTGGCCTCCGCCCTGGCGTCGTCCCTCGCGGTCTGGAGCTCCTCCCGCACCACCCGGCGCACGTCCTCCTGGAGTGCCCTTGCGTCCAGCCCCGCCACGGCCACTGGCGCCGGGCGGGAAGGGCCCTCCAGGCCTTGTCTCAAGAAACGCAGCTCCCGCTCCACTCCCTCCAGCCGGCGAGAGAGCTCCGCGTCCGTGGTGGCCACCGCGGGCGGCTCGGTCCAGCGGGCCATGCCGAAGCCGGCGCCCGCGGACGCCACGAGCGCCGCCAGGTACAAACCCCTGGATGCCATCGTCATGGTCCGTTCTCCCAGGGGCCTACTTGGGTTCCAGGAAGGAGGCGTTCCGCACCTCGACGTGGGTACAGGTACCCAAGCCATCGTGGGTCACATCGATGAAGGCGTCCGACGTAGCGGCCTTGAGGACCTCGATCATGTCCTTGTTGGAGGTGTTGCAGATCGCCACCGCCGCGGTGGAGTCCTGCGCGAAGATGACGGCGACGGTGAAGCCGTTTCCGGCCTGGATGACGATGTCGAGGGATTCGAGGCTGTTCGCGCTGTTGCGGACGCTCCCGAGGCTTCCCATGATCCTGTTGGTCGCCGAGTCAATGACGAGGGGGTACGCGCTCTGACCCCCGGCCCAGGCGGTGCTGCTTCCCGCGAGCATGGCCAGACCCAGCGCAAGGGCAATCTTCTTCTTGAACATGATGTGTCTCCAGGGTTGTTGTTGCTAAGAATTCTCATAGCAACAGGGCCTGACATCGCCGCGAGCTTCGCGCGGCAGTCCCGAGGCATGAGAACCCGAGAGGCATTGGGACCTACGGCCTGGTGTTGCGCTCGCGCAGCGCCTTGCACGGGTCGTCTTCCGGCACCGCGGGCGTGAACCAGACGTAGTCGTAGGGCAGGGCGGAGGCGTCCGCCGCGGCCGCGTAGTCCTGGGGCTTCAGCGCCTCCGGCGACACCTCCAGCAGCGCCACGCTCAGCACCGGGACGTCCTTCGCGCGGCGCTCCAGGTGCGCGGGGACGGCCCGGTCCTTGCGCACGTGGCCGTTGCCGGTGATGAGCACCGCGCCGTCCGCGGGCACGGTCTCCAGCAGCCGGTCCGCCATCATCGCGTCGCGCGCCCGCTGGGCCAGCGCCATGGGCTCCAGCATCTCCCGAGGGAGCTGTCCGCAGTGCGAGCGGTCCAGCTCCTCGCGCACCGCCTCCGCCTCCGCCTCGGGCACGGGCGCCTCCAGCCCCAGGCGCGAGCGCAGGTCGGAAGGCAGCGCCTCCGGTCCCTTCATCACCAGCGCCCGCACCTGCGCGCGGGGGAGGTTGGCGGCGACGATGGGCAGGTGCGCCTGGAGGCCCGCGGTGAACACGGGTTCGTAGAGGCTGAAGGCGGGCCAGCCGCTGTTCGCCCAGTCCACCGCCTTCGCCAGGCCCTCCGCGTCCTCCGGCCGGGCCTTCAGCGCCGCGTCCACGGCGGGCTGCTGCGTGACGTCCAGCATCTCGAAGGCGAGCGCGGGGCGCTGGCCCGCGTCCGTCTTCGCGCGCACCAGCTCCGCCTGGAGCCGGTGGTGGTCCGGGTGGTCATGCCGTTCACCGATGAGCACGAAGCGCGCGGGCACCACCGCCGCGCGCAGGGCGCTCTCGTCCACGAAGCGGCCCGCCGCCACGTCCCAGATGCGCCCCACCAGCGGGTGATCGCGGTGCAGCGTCGTGGCCCACTCGCGCGCGGCGGTGGGGGAGGGCTGCTGGCGGCTGGCGCAGCCCAGGGACAGCGCGAGGACGAGGATGAAAGGGATTCGCGTCATTCCGGCATCTCACCCGGCCCCTGTCGGCATTGCCCGCTGGAAAAGCCATCGCTTGCACTGCCGGACACGCCTGCTCCCATGAGGAAGCGGTGGGCAGGTTCGAGGAGCCCCCGCTGAGAAGCCCTGCTCGGTAGGCGACGGAATGCGCGGTCCTGTCGGATTCCAGCGTTGAAGTGGGGGGAACGGCTCGCTACGTCCACCCCAGGTCTTTTCATCCACGCGTCCCGCACCCACGAGCCTCTCCTGAGCCGTCCGACGAACGAACAGAACGCTCCGGAGCCGGTGGGAGACGCCGTGGCCGCGCCGTGTCCCGAAGGATGGCTGGCCGTGTTGCGCGGCGGCAGCGTGATGGGGCGGCTCATCCTGGAGCGGGACTGGTCCGGGACGCCGCTGGGCCCCATCACGTCGTGGCCGTCCACCCTGCGCACCCTCGTGAGCATGTGCCTGATGACGCGCTTCCCCATGTTCATCTACTGGGGACCGGAGCGCGTGCAGCTCTACAACGACGCGGGCATCCCCATCATGGGCGCCAAGCACCCGCACCACGCGCTGGGGCCGCTGCGCGACGTCTTCCCGGAGCTGTGGCCCCACCTGGGGCGCATGTTCGAAGACCTGGAGCGCACGCGGCAGGCGAACTGGGCGGAGAGCCAGTCGCTGCCCATCCTGCGCAACGGCTCCGCCGAGGAGGCCTACTTCACCTGGTCCTACACCCCGGTGCTGGACGACGACGGCGCGGTGGTGGGCTTCTACACGCCGGCCCTGGAGACGACGGGGCAGGTCCTGGGGCAGCGGCGCCTGCGCACGCTGCACCTCCTCTCCCAGCGCGCCAGCGGCGCGGGCTCCGTGGAGGAGGCGTGCCGGGCCGGCCTGGACGCCCTGGCGGAGAACCCCGCGGACCTGCCCTTCACCTGGCTCTACGTCACGGACGCGGAAGGGACGCGGGCCTCGCTCGTGGGCTCCACCGGCATGGGCGCCCGGGGCCCGGCGGTGCCCGCGTCCATCGACCTGCGCGCGCCGCGGGACGGAGGGCTCGCGGGAGCGCTCCTGGCTCCGGCGGCGGGCACGCGCCAGACGCCGTGGGTGGAGGACGTGAATGGGTGGCTCGCGGCGCCGCTGCCGTCAGACGTCGCGGAGCCGCCCCGGCCCGCCCTGGTGCTGCCGCTGCCGCACGCGGAAGGGGACCGCGACCTGGGCTTCCTGGTAGCGGGCCTGAGCCCGTTCCTGAACCCCGCGGGGGAATACAGGGGCTTCCTCGAGCTGGTGGCGGGGGCCCTGGCCACGGCCGCCTCCAGCGCTCGCGCGCGGCAGGAGGCCCAGGAGCGGATGGAGCAGCTCGCGGCCCTGGACCGGGCCAAGACGGCCTTCTTCAGCAACGTGAGCCACGAGTTCCGCACGCCCCTGACGCTGATGCTCGGGCCCGTGGAGGACGCGCTGTCGGACTCGGCGGAGCCCCTGGGGCCGCGGCAGGCCGAGCGGCTGTCCCTGGTGCAGCGCAACGCCAGCCGGCTGCTCAAGCTGGTCAACACGCTGCTCGACTTCACCCGCACGGAGGCCGGACGCGTGCGCGCGGCCTTCCAGCCCACGGACCTGTCCGCCTTCACCGCGGAGCTGGTGAGCCACTTCGAGTCCATCGCGAAGCGCGCCGGGCTGGTCCTCACGGTGGACCTGGCGCCCCTGCCGGAAGCGGTGTGGGTGGACCGCGAGATGTGGGAGAAGGTTGTCTTCAACCTGCTCTCCAACGCGATGAAGTTCACCTTCGAGGGAGGCGTCCACGTCCGGCTGGTCCAGGACGCGGGCCGCGCGCGGCTGACGGTCCGGGACACCGGCAATGGCATCCCAGCCTCGGAGCTGCCGCACATCTTCGAGCGGTTCCACCGCGTGGAGAACGCCCGGTCGCGCAGCCACGAGGGCAGCGGCATCGGGCTGAGCCTCGTGCAGGAGCTGACGAAGCTGCACGGCGGCTCCGTGGGCGTGACGAGCGAGCCCGGCAGCGGAG comes from the Corallococcus caeni genome and includes:
- a CDS encoding ChaN family lipoprotein — encoded protein: MTRIPFILVLALSLGCASRQQPSPTAAREWATTLHRDHPLVGRIWDVAAGRFVDESALRAAVVPARFVLIGERHDHPDHHRLQAELVRAKTDAGQRPALAFEMLDVTQQPAVDAALKARPEDAEGLAKAVDWANSGWPAFSLYEPVFTAGLQAHLPIVAANLPRAQVRALVMKGPEALPSDLRSRLGLEAPVPEAEAEAVREELDRSHCGQLPREMLEPMALAQRARDAMMADRLLETVPADGAVLITGNGHVRKDRAVPAHLERRAKDVPVLSVALLEVSPEALKPQDYAAAADASALPYDYVWFTPAVPEDDPCKALRERNTRP
- a CDS encoding hybrid sensor histidine kinase/response regulator; this translates as MAAPCPEGWLAVLRGGSVMGRLILERDWSGTPLGPITSWPSTLRTLVSMCLMTRFPMFIYWGPERVQLYNDAGIPIMGAKHPHHALGPLRDVFPELWPHLGRMFEDLERTRQANWAESQSLPILRNGSAEEAYFTWSYTPVLDDDGAVVGFYTPALETTGQVLGQRRLRTLHLLSQRASGAGSVEEACRAGLDALAENPADLPFTWLYVTDAEGTRASLVGSTGMGARGPAVPASIDLRAPRDGGLAGALLAPAAGTRQTPWVEDVNGWLAAPLPSDVAEPPRPALVLPLPHAEGDRDLGFLVAGLSPFLNPAGEYRGFLELVAGALATAASSARARQEAQERMEQLAALDRAKTAFFSNVSHEFRTPLTLMLGPVEDALSDSAEPLGPRQAERLSLVQRNASRLLKLVNTLLDFTRTEAGRVRAAFQPTDLSAFTAELVSHFESIAKRAGLVLTVDLAPLPEAVWVDREMWEKVVFNLLSNAMKFTFEGGVHVRLVQDAGRARLTVRDTGNGIPASELPHIFERFHRVENARSRSHEGSGIGLSLVQELTKLHGGSVGVTSEPGSGATFSVAVPLGHHHLPREQVVPEGKEALRSSAESVSPFVEEIRGWLRTPPPPVAPEPGPQGPRGAAPPLLPDASARVLVVDDNADLRTYITGLLAGVVTVETAEDGMAALQAIREHPPDLVLSDVMMPRLGGFGLLRELRADPRLRAIPFILLSARAGEEASVEGLEAGADDYLVKPFSARELSARVRTQLEMARVRRDVAALAAREVVLEEAVRARDDFLSVASHELKTPLAAFRLQLERLERGLDANARAELRERFLDTRRQVQRLVTIVETLLDVSQLTAGPPLLTVEDEDFSALVTDVVARQQEELTRAGCVLTLRSEGPVPVRLDRERLAQVVRSLLSNAMKYAPGKPVEVLVEQDGPLARLTVVDHGMGVRPEDRERIWQRFERAVSVRNFGGLGLGLWIARQVVEAHGGSVGVSETPGGGATFTVTLPLDGPRSTSPFLPSMSNPS